A region from the Oncorhynchus tshawytscha isolate Ot180627B unplaced genomic scaffold, Otsh_v2.0 Un_contig_79_pilon_pilon, whole genome shotgun sequence genome encodes:
- the si:ch211-221j21.3 gene encoding uncharacterized protein si:ch211-221j21.3: MEYMTAVQKKRRHEGDLQTRKDCQAKRLCNGVGVCVRVEHGGMVTDGAMDASMQQQGVPNSGVGINHPASNMVYAVQGSQCCNRCLAGEPGHINHIMGY; the protein is encoded by the exons ATGGAATATATGACAGCCGTCCAGAAGAAGAGACGCCACGAAGGAGACCTTCAAACCCGGAAAGATTGCCAAGCG AAACGACTGTGCAACGGAGTGGGAGTCTGCGTCCGGGTTGAACATGGCGGGATGGTGACTGACGGTGCCATGGATGCCAGCATGCAACAGCAGGGTGTCCCAAACAGCGGTGTCGGCATCAACCACCCAGCTTCTAACATG GTCTATGCAGTCCAAGGCAGCCAATGTTGTAATCGGTGCCTGGCAGGGGAGCCC GGCCACATTAACCACATCATGGGGTATTGA